The proteins below come from a single Rhizobium tropici CIAT 899 genomic window:
- a CDS encoding ABC transporter ATP-binding protein: MTVSLSINSISAHYGKTAVLQDLSLSVAAGELVSLLGSSGCGKTTTLRLVAGFLQPTSGTIKLGDRDLTTLPAHARDIGLVFQNYALFPHLTVLENVAFGLKQRRMPTQERRQKATAMLERVGLSGLGDRLPLALSGGQKQRVALARALVIEPPLLMFDEPLSNLDAKLRIDMRVGIRQLQRANGTTSLYVTHDQEEAFSISDRVAIMNAGRIMQLDTPETLYRKPANSFVARFVGFENLLPLKVVERQDASITAEVTGGARIILSQDDFGPIPDSFVLGCRADGLSVRREGNGLPAVLGTRTYLGRAYQYQCETAAGTIVANGALSEPMAAGSSAVLAPVPEQCCILEPEG, translated from the coding sequence GTGACCGTATCGCTCTCCATCAACTCCATCAGTGCTCATTACGGCAAGACCGCCGTCCTGCAGGATCTTTCGCTTTCCGTCGCGGCCGGCGAGCTCGTCTCGCTGCTCGGCTCGAGCGGCTGCGGCAAGACGACGACGCTGCGGCTCGTTGCCGGCTTCCTGCAGCCGACGAGCGGCACGATCAAGCTCGGCGATCGCGATCTAACGACGCTGCCGGCGCACGCCAGAGATATCGGCCTGGTATTCCAGAACTATGCGCTCTTTCCGCATCTGACGGTGCTCGAGAATGTCGCCTTCGGCCTCAAGCAGCGCCGCATGCCGACGCAAGAGCGCAGGCAAAAGGCCACCGCCATGCTGGAGCGTGTCGGTCTTTCCGGCCTCGGCGACCGCTTGCCTCTAGCACTTTCCGGCGGCCAGAAGCAGCGTGTCGCGCTGGCGCGCGCCCTCGTCATCGAGCCGCCGCTCCTGATGTTCGACGAGCCGCTTTCCAATCTCGATGCGAAGCTCCGGATCGACATGCGCGTCGGGATCCGCCAGCTGCAGCGCGCCAACGGCACGACCTCGCTCTACGTGACGCACGATCAGGAGGAAGCCTTCTCGATCTCCGATCGCGTCGCCATCATGAATGCCGGCCGCATCATGCAGCTCGACACGCCCGAGACCCTCTACCGCAAGCCCGCCAACAGCTTCGTCGCCCGTTTTGTCGGCTTCGAAAACCTGCTGCCGTTGAAGGTCGTCGAGCGCCAAGACGCCTCCATCACAGCCGAGGTCACAGGCGGCGCAAGGATCATTCTATCGCAGGATGATTTCGGGCCGATTCCGGACAGTTTTGTTCTCGGCTGCCGCGCGGATGGGCTTTCGGTTCGGCGCGAAGGCAACGGCTTGCCTGCGGTTCTGGGAACACGCACTTATCTCGGCCGCGCCTATCAATATCAATGTGAGACGGCGGCCGGCACTATCGTCGCCAATGGCGCCTTGTCGGAGCCGATGGCTGCTGGAAGCAGCGCGGTGCTCGCGCCGGTGCCGGAGCAATGCTGTATTCTGGAGCCCGAAGGATAA
- a CDS encoding ABC transporter permease, producing MARTVHPALIAFTALVFLFLLAPLVIIIGAAFSDTTYLTFPPQGLTLHWFSNIFQVQAFRTTAITSLELAFLGTALSLLIGIPAAYAISRYRVELPRWLSTLFVLPILVPEIVFGFSLMKSITIGLGLPIFPSLLIGHALLVLPYSVRVVSASLASFDFSIEEAAISLGCPPLKTFLTVVLPNIRAGVIAAFILAFITSINDVSVSVFLTGPGISTLPIQILAHMEQFFDPTIASVSVLLMLVTVAVMAIVEVTLGLTFLTK from the coding sequence ATGGCAAGAACGGTCCATCCCGCGCTCATCGCTTTCACGGCCCTTGTCTTCCTGTTCCTACTGGCGCCGCTCGTCATCATCATCGGCGCCGCCTTCAGCGACACGACCTATCTCACCTTCCCGCCGCAGGGCCTGACGCTACACTGGTTCTCAAACATCTTTCAGGTCCAAGCCTTCCGCACGACGGCAATCACCAGCCTGGAGCTCGCTTTCCTCGGAACGGCACTTTCGCTGCTGATCGGCATTCCAGCGGCCTACGCCATCAGCCGCTACAGGGTCGAGCTGCCGCGCTGGCTTTCGACGCTCTTCGTGCTGCCGATCCTCGTTCCGGAAATCGTCTTCGGCTTCTCGCTGATGAAATCGATCACCATCGGGCTCGGGCTGCCGATCTTCCCGAGCCTCCTGATCGGCCATGCACTGCTGGTGCTGCCCTATTCGGTGCGCGTCGTCAGCGCCAGCCTCGCAAGTTTCGATTTCTCGATCGAGGAAGCCGCGATCAGCCTCGGCTGCCCGCCCCTGAAGACGTTTCTGACCGTGGTGCTGCCGAATATCCGAGCCGGTGTCATTGCCGCCTTCATTCTTGCTTTCATCACCTCGATCAACGATGTCTCGGTCTCTGTCTTCCTGACAGGCCCAGGCATCTCCACCCTTCCGATCCAGATTCTTGCCCATATGGAGCAGTTCTTCGACCCGACCATCGCCTCGGTTTCCGTGCTCTTGATGCTCGTGACCGTCGCCGTGATGGCGATCGTCGAAGTCACCCTGGGCCTCACCTTCCTGACAAAGTAG
- a CDS encoding ABC transporter permease produces the protein MKHLMKWGLATPAILAVTLFLLVPVVITIAATFGEPKGVFSPYVAFFSSGFRRTVLFRTIEVALVTTAISLLIGFIAAYVIAQMPGRAKSVMIIAAVFPLLTGVVVRSFAWLIILGKNGILNTILLSIGIISEPLSMLYTEGSVIVAMVYLFVPLMILTLVGVLEGIPQDLIQAATSLGATPAATFRQVILPLATPGLIVGAVLVFTGSFTSYATPQLLGGEKQMMMGTFLYQRAMVTFDWVGASTIAAIMVVVTIGIVAIMSRLARRLNPMAV, from the coding sequence ATGAAGCATTTGATGAAATGGGGTTTGGCGACGCCGGCGATCCTCGCCGTAACGCTCTTCCTGCTCGTTCCCGTTGTCATTACAATCGCGGCGACCTTCGGCGAACCCAAGGGGGTGTTTTCCCCCTATGTCGCTTTCTTCTCCAGCGGTTTTCGCCGAACTGTACTCTTCAGGACAATTGAGGTTGCTCTCGTTACGACGGCAATCTCGCTGCTTATCGGCTTCATCGCCGCCTATGTGATCGCGCAGATGCCGGGCCGCGCCAAGAGCGTGATGATCATCGCCGCCGTCTTTCCGCTGTTGACCGGCGTTGTCGTGCGCTCCTTTGCCTGGCTGATCATTCTTGGCAAGAACGGCATTCTCAACACTATTCTCCTGTCGATTGGTATCATCAGCGAGCCGCTCTCGATGCTCTATACCGAAGGCTCGGTCATCGTCGCGATGGTCTATCTCTTCGTGCCTTTGATGATCCTGACGCTCGTCGGCGTGCTCGAGGGCATACCGCAGGATCTTATTCAGGCGGCCACTTCGCTCGGCGCGACGCCGGCCGCGACCTTTCGCCAGGTCATCCTGCCGCTCGCAACACCCGGCCTCATCGTCGGCGCGGTGCTGGTTTTCACCGGCAGCTTCACCTCCTATGCCACGCCGCAGCTGCTCGGCGGCGAAAAGCAGATGATGATGGGCACGTTTCTCTATCAGCGCGCCATGGTCACCTTCGACTGGGTCGGCGCCTCGACGATCGCGGCCATCATGGTGGTGGTCACGATCGGTATTGTCGCAATCATGAGTCGTCTCGCACGACGGCTGAACCCGATGGCGGTATGA
- a CDS encoding ABC transporter substrate-binding protein, producing MKGLSLARVAGFAFLAAATAMPAFAQAKTLTVSWWGYNGEKMQANIIEPFKKICDCDVVFETGNNADRLNKLKLRGGKGVDVIYLTDSYSQLGIQQGLFQEVDRSKIPNLADLYDIAKAPQGNYGPAYTIGRIGIVYDTAKVNPPITSWNDLWRDDLKGAVSLPGITTTGGPLTVLQAGKHAGADPYADAGKAFEAIEALKPNVVKNYNTGSELVNLISTGEAKVAITQDFVLSSLRAAVPTMAWANLKEGDIAVLNTVNIPKGSENVELAHQFINFVLSKDVQQAEAEQGVDAPVSTKVALPPEKAKLWTYGAEMIAKLSRIDYQKLIEAQSDWVDRWNEIFSM from the coding sequence ATGAAAGGCCTCTCCCTTGCCCGCGTCGCGGGATTTGCTTTCCTTGCCGCGGCAACAGCCATGCCGGCCTTCGCCCAGGCAAAAACGCTGACCGTTTCCTGGTGGGGTTATAATGGCGAGAAGATGCAGGCCAACATCATCGAGCCTTTCAAGAAGATCTGCGACTGCGATGTGGTTTTCGAAACCGGCAACAATGCCGATCGCTTGAACAAGCTGAAGCTGCGCGGCGGCAAGGGCGTCGACGTCATCTATCTCACGGACAGCTATTCGCAGCTCGGCATCCAGCAGGGTCTCTTCCAGGAAGTCGACCGCAGCAAGATCCCGAACCTTGCCGATCTCTACGATATCGCCAAGGCGCCGCAAGGCAATTACGGCCCCGCCTACACGATCGGCCGCATTGGCATCGTCTACGATACGGCGAAGGTGAACCCGCCGATCACCTCCTGGAACGATCTGTGGCGCGACGACCTGAAGGGTGCAGTTTCGCTTCCCGGCATCACCACGACGGGTGGGCCGCTGACGGTGCTCCAAGCCGGCAAGCATGCAGGCGCCGATCCCTATGCCGATGCCGGCAAGGCGTTTGAGGCCATCGAGGCGCTGAAGCCGAATGTCGTCAAGAATTACAATACCGGCTCCGAGCTGGTGAACCTGATCTCGACAGGCGAGGCCAAGGTGGCGATAACGCAGGACTTCGTTCTGTCATCCCTGCGCGCGGCCGTCCCGACGATGGCCTGGGCTAACCTGAAAGAGGGCGATATCGCCGTCCTCAACACGGTCAATATTCCGAAGGGCTCGGAAAATGTCGAGCTTGCGCACCAGTTCATCAACTTCGTCCTGTCGAAGGATGTTCAGCAGGCGGAAGCCGAACAGGGCGTCGATGCCCCGGTCTCGACCAAGGTGGCGCTGCCACCGGAAAAGGCCAAGCTCTGGACCTACGGCGCCGAGATGATCGCCAAGCTCAGCCGGATCGACTATCAGAAGCTGATCGAAGCGCAATCGGACTGGGTCGATCGCTGGAACGAAATCTTCAGCATGTAA
- a CDS encoding adenine deaminase, translating to MTSPKTKLPDDLLINAADDVLIRQDLTLTALGRRPADRLLRVGRLLDVHSRSWLEDQEIVIKGRRIAYVGPAGSYQGEVSVRMHEPHLAAVPGFGEAHKHIESSHLTPEWEAALVMPHGVTWTCEASHEFSNVNGARNLEFWLEARRRGSPMKIFPLPGSAVPPTAYEWGGGHFGYDEQKSFLSESLMVAGLDEVMDWPSVSNPENPAYDRLWGMIRATFEQRGVVEGHGAGLRDLPSINAFAGAGLASDHEGWFLDEIWEKLTHGLFIELRPHSLPEVIKGLIEKSLSDWSQIAFVTDDRSASDTLKMGATDYNVRLAIENGLAPEIAIQCVTINPARHMRLTPWVGSIAPGRFADIVLLDDVKTLSIAKVWADGRPASEGKAFVGVRPEIDWPDWATRTVRIDRTVTAEDFRIAAPSDAATAKAALLRPFHWADDFITMDLPVREGAVERDHERNVTKFAIVDRFSGEAKVARMFWLGTGPRTPDTALGATLGHDKHNIWVVGSSDEAMALVANALNEQQGGWVLVSGGRILARVRYEVGGLMTARSAEELDAEMQALYKAGAGIDWMYEPTFSPRWWPGFPERLSFATLTCAPWRWVLVAPSERAPEGFVNVATGETHPIVW from the coding sequence ATGACATCCCCGAAAACAAAGCTTCCCGACGATCTGCTGATCAATGCGGCGGACGACGTGTTGATCCGTCAGGATCTGACGTTGACCGCGCTCGGCCGCCGGCCGGCAGATCGCCTGCTGCGCGTCGGCAGGCTTTTGGATGTGCATAGCCGCAGCTGGCTGGAGGATCAGGAAATCGTCATCAAGGGCCGGCGGATCGCCTATGTCGGTCCGGCCGGCAGTTATCAGGGCGAGGTGAGCGTGCGCATGCACGAGCCGCATCTCGCAGCGGTTCCCGGTTTCGGCGAGGCGCACAAGCATATCGAGAGCTCGCATCTGACGCCGGAATGGGAAGCGGCCTTGGTCATGCCGCATGGCGTCACCTGGACTTGTGAAGCGAGCCACGAATTCTCCAACGTCAATGGCGCCCGCAATCTGGAATTCTGGCTCGAGGCCCGCCGCCGCGGCTCGCCGATGAAGATATTCCCCCTGCCGGGATCGGCCGTTCCGCCGACCGCTTACGAATGGGGCGGCGGTCATTTCGGCTATGACGAGCAGAAGTCGTTTCTGAGTGAAAGCCTGATGGTCGCGGGTCTCGACGAGGTCATGGACTGGCCTTCGGTCAGCAATCCGGAGAATCCGGCTTACGATCGTCTCTGGGGCATGATCAGGGCCACCTTCGAGCAGCGCGGAGTGGTCGAAGGTCATGGCGCCGGCCTGCGTGATCTGCCGTCGATCAATGCCTTTGCCGGCGCCGGCCTCGCTTCCGATCACGAAGGCTGGTTCCTCGACGAGATCTGGGAAAAGCTGACGCATGGCCTGTTCATCGAGCTCCGGCCGCATTCCCTACCCGAGGTCATCAAGGGCCTGATCGAGAAAAGCCTGTCCGACTGGTCGCAGATCGCCTTCGTCACCGACGATCGCAGCGCCAGCGATACGCTGAAGATGGGTGCGACGGATTATAATGTCCGCCTGGCAATCGAGAACGGGCTGGCGCCGGAAATCGCCATTCAATGCGTGACGATCAATCCCGCTCGCCACATGCGCCTGACTCCTTGGGTCGGCTCGATAGCGCCCGGCCGCTTTGCCGATATCGTGTTGCTGGACGATGTGAAGACACTGTCGATCGCCAAGGTCTGGGCGGATGGCAGGCCGGCATCCGAAGGCAAAGCCTTCGTCGGTGTTCGCCCCGAGATCGACTGGCCGGATTGGGCAACGCGGACGGTCCGCATTGATCGGACCGTCACGGCAGAGGATTTTCGCATTGCCGCCCCGTCGGATGCGGCGACGGCCAAGGCTGCGCTGCTGCGGCCGTTCCACTGGGCCGATGATTTCATCACCATGGATCTGCCGGTCCGCGAGGGCGCCGTTGAGCGCGATCATGAACGCAACGTCACGAAATTCGCCATCGTCGATCGTTTTTCCGGCGAGGCCAAGGTCGCGCGCATGTTCTGGCTGGGCACGGGGCCGCGCACGCCGGATACCGCGCTCGGCGCCACGCTCGGTCACGATAAGCACAATATCTGGGTGGTCGGCTCCTCCGATGAAGCCATGGCGCTGGTCGCCAATGCCCTTAACGAGCAGCAGGGCGGCTGGGTGCTGGTCTCGGGCGGCAGGATTCTCGCCCGTGTCCGCTACGAAGTCGGCGGCCTGATGACCGCACGCTCGGCCGAGGAGCTGGATGCGGAGATGCAGGCGCTCTATAAGGCCGGCGCCGGGATCGACTGGATGTATGAGCCGACCTTTTCGCCGCGCTGGTGGCCGGGCTTTCCCGAACGGCTTTCCTTTGCAACGCTCACCTGCGCGCCCTGGCGCTGGGTGCTGGTCGCTCCCTCCGAAAGGGCGCCGGAAGGTTTCGTCAATGTCGCGACCGGCGAAACTCACCCGATCGTCTGGTAG
- a CDS encoding sugar phosphate isomerase/epimerase family protein, giving the protein MELVDALELAGNHGIDAIEIRALGSTIDLVAYFTERYGSPASLAKVLEGSAVGVCAFNTSLRLVDATAHAKEEFLRYLPWAEAAGVRSLRVFDGGETADEGELTEALATLQWWREVAVREGFRADMVIETHDFLALPDAIPRFLEIAPDCALIWDTHHTWRKGGQDPVETWKQVRRNTHHLHVKDSVSRPGPKLPYSYVQPGTGEFPMAALRSALEADGYDGIMSLEWERLWHKDLPPLGLALQSALRSGWWSRPKSGGPAPNGE; this is encoded by the coding sequence TTGGAGCTGGTCGACGCCCTCGAACTGGCGGGAAACCACGGCATCGATGCGATAGAAATCCGAGCCCTTGGGAGCACCATCGATCTCGTCGCCTATTTCACGGAGAGATACGGCTCTCCCGCAAGCCTGGCCAAAGTGCTCGAAGGCTCTGCCGTAGGCGTCTGCGCCTTCAATACTTCGCTGCGGCTGGTCGATGCGACAGCCCACGCAAAGGAAGAGTTCCTGCGCTACCTTCCTTGGGCGGAGGCCGCCGGCGTTCGTTCGCTCAGGGTCTTCGACGGCGGGGAAACTGCCGATGAGGGCGAACTGACCGAGGCGCTCGCCACGTTGCAATGGTGGCGTGAGGTCGCGGTGCGCGAAGGCTTTCGTGCCGATATGGTCATCGAAACCCATGACTTCCTTGCATTGCCGGACGCCATCCCGCGCTTCCTTGAAATAGCCCCAGATTGCGCGCTCATATGGGATACACATCACACTTGGCGCAAGGGCGGGCAGGATCCCGTCGAAACCTGGAAACAGGTTCGTCGCAATACGCACCATCTCCATGTCAAGGACAGCGTTTCCCGGCCGGGGCCCAAGCTACCCTATAGTTATGTACAGCCCGGCACCGGCGAGTTCCCGATGGCGGCGCTGCGTTCGGCGCTCGAAGCCGATGGCTATGACGGCATCATGAGCCTGGAATGGGAAAGATTGTGGCACAAGGATTTGCCACCTTTAGGTTTGGCTTTGCAGTCTGCGCTGCGAAGTGGCTGGTGGTCCCGCCCCAAATCTGGTGGTCCCGCCCCAAATGGTGAATAA
- a CDS encoding EAL domain-containing protein, producing the protein MNGNASREEEGHGARILKAIAAGGLGFAAQWIHDAAHTGKTFYAESLARVTDSDGTVHTAGTFVSLLERQDRWFDLDLRILDMVLSDLAADETLVLGFNLSATSLSRSDRFADVFGRISHRPELASRLIIEVTESYPVVGASIERMKMIRALGCRIAIDDFGSGFATPASLLQVPADIVKIDAAFVWDNRPGRDGSDSLSHIVGFASCFAPFVVVEGIETGSQLNVAQEAGATHVQGFLLSRPVSLARLRRHKRKAVLRGVA; encoded by the coding sequence ATGAACGGTAATGCAAGCCGCGAGGAAGAGGGGCATGGAGCCCGGATCTTGAAGGCGATCGCCGCGGGAGGGCTGGGGTTTGCCGCACAGTGGATTCACGATGCTGCACATACCGGCAAGACGTTCTATGCCGAAAGCCTGGCGCGCGTAACGGACTCGGACGGAACCGTGCATACGGCCGGCACCTTCGTTTCGCTCCTTGAACGCCAGGATCGCTGGTTCGACCTAGATCTGCGTATTCTGGATATGGTGCTGTCCGACCTGGCTGCGGATGAGACGCTGGTTCTCGGTTTCAATCTCTCCGCCACCAGCCTCTCGCGTTCGGATCGGTTTGCCGATGTGTTCGGCCGGATCAGCCACCGCCCGGAGCTTGCCTCGCGGCTCATCATTGAGGTCACCGAGAGCTATCCCGTCGTCGGCGCATCCATCGAACGCATGAAGATGATCCGTGCTCTCGGTTGTCGCATCGCGATCGATGATTTCGGGTCTGGGTTTGCCACGCCGGCATCGTTGCTGCAGGTGCCGGCAGATATCGTCAAGATCGATGCAGCCTTTGTCTGGGATAACAGGCCCGGGCGCGACGGAAGCGATAGTCTCTCCCACATCGTCGGTTTTGCATCCTGTTTCGCTCCTTTTGTCGTCGTCGAGGGGATTGAAACCGGCTCTCAACTCAATGTCGCGCAGGAGGCGGGTGCAACGCATGTCCAGGGTTTCCTGCTTTCGAGGCCGGTTTCCCTGGCGCGGCTTCGACGTCATAAGCGCAAAGCTGTCTTGCGGGGGGTGGCATGA
- a CDS encoding helix-turn-helix domain-containing protein: MMQRLAFTSAYHISAARAASELRTKTLLRALVSRLRIVFSGSGGELSATFVGGAGPHVLICDQAAEAVGRVTIDAETGLHVLCELSGRADDVIIVTASENRLLEEIALHLDDGQSLHEPVDAAVKTLVGQTMEDVERKLILQTLQHCGGDPTHTAFMLGMPLVTLCNKLAVYFADPADELPQSAADTR; the protein is encoded by the coding sequence ATGATGCAGCGACTGGCTTTCACATCGGCCTATCACATATCGGCAGCGCGCGCGGCGAGCGAGCTCAGGACGAAGACATTGCTGCGCGCCCTGGTCAGCCGGCTTCGCATCGTCTTCTCCGGAAGCGGCGGTGAGCTGTCCGCCACTTTCGTCGGCGGAGCGGGCCCGCATGTCCTCATTTGCGATCAGGCCGCCGAGGCGGTGGGCCGCGTGACCATCGATGCCGAGACGGGTCTCCATGTCTTGTGTGAACTTAGCGGTCGTGCCGATGATGTCATCATCGTGACCGCAAGTGAAAATCGATTGCTCGAGGAGATTGCTCTCCATCTTGACGATGGCCAATCATTGCACGAGCCCGTGGATGCCGCCGTCAAAACACTGGTCGGCCAGACGATGGAGGATGTCGAGCGCAAGCTCATTCTCCAGACTCTGCAGCATTGCGGCGGAGATCCCACTCACACGGCGTTCATGCTTGGCATGCCGCTCGTCACCCTTTGTAACAAGCTGGCGGTCTACTTCGCGGACCCTGCCGACGAACTGCCGCAGTCTGCTGCGGATACGAGATAG
- a CDS encoding MucR family transcriptional regulator, with product MDSFETKTPAPPKPSLFDGCVKIVSAYVSHNAVPIHSLPRLIKDIHEVLQTLDGSAAIVDRANLVPAVDLKKSVTNDYIVCLEDGKRFKTLKRHLRVHYGMTPEEYRQKWGLAPNYPMVAQNYANRRSELAKISGLGANGNKRETVD from the coding sequence ATGGATTCTTTCGAGACAAAAACCCCCGCTCCGCCGAAGCCTTCCTTGTTCGATGGCTGCGTGAAGATCGTTTCGGCCTATGTCAGTCACAATGCCGTCCCCATCCACAGCCTTCCGAGACTGATCAAGGACATCCATGAGGTGTTGCAAACATTGGACGGGTCGGCTGCCATCGTCGATCGCGCCAATCTGGTCCCGGCTGTGGATTTGAAGAAATCGGTGACGAACGATTACATCGTCTGCCTCGAAGACGGCAAACGCTTCAAGACGCTGAAGCGTCATTTGCGCGTGCATTATGGCATGACGCCCGAGGAGTACAGGCAGAAGTGGGGGCTTGCCCCCAACTACCCGATGGTGGCGCAGAATTATGCCAATCGTCGTTCGGAGCTTGCCAAGATTTCCGGCCTCGGTGCGAACGGCAACAAGAGGGAAACCGTCGACTGA
- a CDS encoding inorganic phosphate transporter: MVDLVSNNAEGGNADHPIHGAGSSAKWFLPLFGIVVLAGLVYVAYALGSDLAEAAAVPWILLGLALLIALGFEFVNGFHDTANAVATVIYTRSLPAEFAVIWSGFFNFLGVLTSSGAVAFGILALLPVELILQVGSGSGLAMVFALLTAAIIWNLGTWYLGLPASSSHTLVGSIIGVGLANQFLAPAGSATSGVDWSQASSVGMSLLLSPIIGFAAAAILLLVAKVLIRNKELYEAPKGNTPPPLWIRGLLIFTCTGVSFAHGSNDGQKGMGLIMLILIGLVPTAFALNKTPDVNYLEAYKAASTQVETVLGKYVKPGVAAPADPKATVSSAVKTKTWTDATTPALQAYIHATSAEIAAYPSVEKLPNGLVGNVRNDIYLIGESLKLIDKQKLLPMSAEDLKAVTNYHAAVDHATKFIPLWVKVAVALALGLGTMVGWKRIVVTVGEKIGKTHLTYGQGAAAEVVAMLTIGAADHLGLPVSTTHVLSSGVAGTMAANGSGLQWSTVRNMLMAWILTLPASITLAFVLFIVLRQVF; encoded by the coding sequence ATGGTCGACCTCGTTTCAAACAATGCGGAAGGCGGCAATGCCGACCATCCGATTCATGGCGCAGGCAGCTCGGCAAAATGGTTTCTGCCACTCTTCGGCATCGTCGTCCTGGCCGGCCTCGTCTACGTCGCCTACGCTCTCGGCAGCGATCTTGCAGAGGCCGCCGCAGTTCCGTGGATATTGCTCGGGCTGGCGCTGCTGATCGCGCTCGGCTTCGAATTCGTCAACGGCTTCCATGACACGGCCAACGCCGTTGCCACCGTCATCTACACGCGCTCGCTGCCAGCGGAGTTCGCCGTCATCTGGTCGGGCTTCTTCAACTTCCTCGGTGTTTTGACGTCTTCCGGCGCCGTCGCCTTCGGCATCCTGGCGCTGCTTCCGGTCGAGCTCATCCTGCAGGTCGGCTCCGGCTCCGGTCTCGCGATGGTCTTCGCCCTGTTGACCGCCGCCATCATCTGGAATCTCGGCACCTGGTATCTCGGCCTGCCGGCCTCGAGCTCACATACACTTGTCGGCTCGATCATCGGCGTCGGCCTCGCCAACCAGTTCCTGGCACCCGCCGGTTCCGCCACCAGCGGTGTCGACTGGTCGCAGGCAAGCAGCGTCGGCATGTCACTGTTGCTCTCGCCGATCATCGGCTTTGCCGCAGCTGCAATATTGCTGCTGGTCGCCAAGGTGCTGATCCGCAATAAGGAGCTTTATGAGGCGCCGAAGGGCAACACGCCGCCTCCGCTCTGGATCCGCGGCCTGCTGATCTTCACCTGCACCGGCGTCAGCTTCGCCCATGGCTCGAATGACGGCCAGAAGGGCATGGGTCTGATCATGCTCATCCTCATCGGCCTCGTACCGACTGCCTTCGCGCTGAATAAGACGCCCGACGTGAACTATCTCGAAGCCTATAAAGCCGCCTCGACGCAAGTCGAGACGGTACTCGGCAAATATGTGAAGCCGGGCGTTGCCGCACCGGCCGATCCGAAGGCCACCGTCAGCAGCGCCGTCAAGACCAAGACCTGGACGGACGCGACGACGCCGGCTCTCCAAGCATATATTCATGCCACGAGCGCCGAGATCGCGGCCTATCCAAGCGTCGAGAAGCTGCCGAACGGGCTCGTCGGCAACGTCCGTAACGATATCTATCTGATCGGTGAATCGCTGAAATTGATCGACAAGCAGAAGCTGCTACCGATGAGCGCCGAGGACCTGAAGGCCGTGACCAACTATCACGCCGCCGTCGATCACGCGACCAAGTTCATCCCGCTCTGGGTGAAGGTTGCCGTGGCGCTGGCGCTCGGCCTTGGCACCATGGTCGGCTGGAAACGCATCGTCGTCACCGTCGGCGAAAAGATCGGCAAGACGCACCTGACCTACGGCCAGGGTGCTGCCGCCGAAGTCGTCGCCATGCTGACCATCGGTGCTGCCGACCATCTCGGCCTGCCGGTGTCGACTACGCACGTCCTGTCCTCCGGCGTCGCCGGCACCATGGCGGCAAACGGTTCCGGCCTGCAGTGGTCGACGGTGCGCAACATGCTGATGGCCTGGATCCTGACGCTGCCAGCTTCGATCACACTGGCCTTCGTGCTGTTCATCGTGCTGCGCCAGGTCTTCTGA
- a CDS encoding GCG_CRPN prefix-to-repeats domain-containing protein, whose product MRSSVIAIAALFGSLVVSSAEAMPIPAVGSTASVPIVKVDYACGRGWHLTRWGECRPNRWGPPPRRWGYYRPPPPPPWGWHGHRHHRDGWGDGRWRDRPHYW is encoded by the coding sequence ATGAGATCGTCCGTGATTGCCATTGCTGCCTTGTTCGGCAGCCTGGTTGTATCTTCGGCAGAGGCAATGCCTATCCCGGCCGTTGGGTCAACGGCCTCAGTGCCGATTGTGAAAGTTGACTATGCCTGCGGCCGTGGCTGGCACCTGACGCGCTGGGGCGAATGCCGCCCCAATCGCTGGGGTCCGCCGCCCCGGCGCTGGGGTTACTACAGGCCGCCACCGCCGCCGCCATGGGGCTGGCACGGCCATCGCCATCATCGCGATGGCTGGGGCGACGGCCGCTGGCGCGATCGTCCGCACTACTGGTAA